Proteins encoded within one genomic window of Streptomyces sp. NBC_00523:
- a CDS encoding family 20 glycosylhydrolase has translation MNAVIPHADARPSSPSGALPAACAWHVRAADPALAEVAETVRALLAPHLPDAPGGAPLELVLGLDESASAPPLGVSPDGGTDPVDEGYRLRVDADGITCHGRAPAGVFRGATTALQLIATGQLPYQDLADAPRYAWRGLMVDPARSFLTPDEVRRIIDLAALYKLNVLHLHLTDNEGWRIELPGTPALTAPGAEFYTAAEYRELQEYAARRFVTVVPEIDLPGHCATLRAAVPGLPPAPAPAGLADRFPFVPPLDLTDEATRAAVARVLTEVCALTTGPYVHIGADEAFGATPESFDASVRELRALVRALGKRPVAWQESSRAGIEPGDIAQYWVDVEMMDLPDTAEELAARPELVAAGRTMEIIAALKKFFAPTDDDLHRTVEGGGRVLLSPQSHLYLDRPYATEFAPPEQAAEAARLGFDGYRPLGVRHTAAWDPGAYAIPDANVAGVEATVFAERFKGFEDVSVLLLPRLASVAEAAWCGRAPEWAEYRERLAHHGHVWADRGLPYFASTEVDWR, from the coding sequence GTGAACGCCGTCATTCCGCACGCCGACGCCCGACCGTCCTCGCCCTCCGGCGCCCTGCCCGCCGCCTGCGCCTGGCACGTACGGGCGGCCGATCCGGCGCTGGCGGAGGTGGCGGAGACCGTACGGGCGCTGCTCGCCCCGCATCTGCCGGACGCGCCGGGCGGAGCACCCCTGGAACTGGTCCTCGGACTGGACGAGTCGGCGTCCGCCCCACCCCTCGGCGTCTCCCCCGACGGCGGCACGGACCCCGTGGACGAGGGCTACCGGCTCCGCGTGGACGCCGACGGCATCACCTGTCACGGCCGCGCCCCGGCCGGGGTGTTCCGGGGCGCGACGACGGCCCTCCAGCTCATCGCCACCGGTCAACTCCCGTACCAGGACCTGGCGGACGCCCCCCGCTACGCCTGGCGCGGGCTCATGGTCGACCCGGCCCGCAGCTTCCTCACCCCGGACGAGGTGCGCCGGATCATCGACCTCGCCGCGCTCTACAAGCTCAACGTCCTGCACCTCCACCTCACCGACAACGAGGGCTGGCGCATCGAACTGCCCGGCACCCCGGCGCTGACGGCCCCGGGCGCGGAGTTCTACACGGCGGCCGAGTACCGGGAGCTTCAGGAGTACGCGGCCCGGCGGTTCGTCACCGTCGTCCCCGAGATCGACCTGCCGGGCCACTGCGCGACGCTCCGGGCCGCCGTCCCCGGACTGCCCCCGGCCCCCGCCCCGGCCGGGCTCGCGGACCGCTTCCCGTTCGTACCGCCGCTGGACCTGACCGATGAGGCGACCCGCGCCGCCGTCGCCCGCGTCCTCACCGAGGTCTGCGCGCTGACGACCGGCCCCTACGTGCACATCGGCGCCGACGAGGCGTTCGGCGCGACGCCGGAGAGCTTCGACGCCTCCGTACGCGAACTGCGCGCGCTCGTCCGCGCGCTGGGCAAGCGCCCGGTGGCCTGGCAGGAGTCCTCACGCGCCGGGATCGAGCCCGGGGACATCGCGCAGTACTGGGTGGACGTGGAGATGATGGACCTCCCGGACACGGCGGAGGAGCTGGCCGCCCGGCCCGAACTCGTGGCCGCGGGGCGGACCATGGAGATCATCGCGGCGCTGAAGAAGTTCTTCGCCCCCACCGACGACGACCTCCACCGCACCGTCGAGGGCGGCGGGCGCGTGCTGCTCTCCCCGCAGTCGCACCTCTACCTGGACCGCCCGTACGCAACGGAGTTCGCCCCGCCCGAGCAGGCCGCCGAGGCCGCCCGGCTCGGCTTCGACGGCTACCGCCCGCTGGGCGTCCGGCACACGGCGGCCTGGGACCCGGGCGCCTACGCGATCCCGGACGCGAACGTGGCGGGCGTGGAGGCCACGGTCTTCGCCGAGCGGTTCAAGGGCTTCGAGGACGTCTCCGTACTCCTGCTGCCCCGGCTGGCCTCGGTCGCGGAGGCGGCCTGGTGCGGGCGGGCGCCGGAATGGGCCGAATACCGCGAGCGCCTGGCCCACCACGGCCACGTCTGGGCCGACCGGGGCCTGCCCTACTTCGCCTCCACGGAGGTGGACTGGCGCTGA
- a CDS encoding isocitrate lyase/phosphoenolpyruvate mutase family protein translates to MSHATTHEFSQYAEVLAALADPALVPPGPGPFEGPPGASVAWLRATVARFASGEPHRRRRALVEAELARLAPADLHRAASASASGEGDPRTRVVRGLAAALDMPEPERVAREVAVVADAYFGEDGRAGADRAVARLVDLLAPGPVDEAGLEAVANRIGLLAQACAATAALAGSVVAAGSGAPTARVLRDDPPVRVMRRVAARATRIAGRDIAEGDAVALDLVAAQQGHPAPLTFGAPPRVCPGRAHALALTEGLLGRPMTPFARLHHQGRAFLLPNAWDYASAAALAAEGFGAVGTTSLGVAAGLGLPDGAAATKEATVDLARRLGRGPFLFSVDAEGGFSDDPAEVAVFARRLYEAGAAGINLEDGRADGTLAPVELHAAKIAAVKEAAPGLFVNARTDTYWLGLDRERTAGRLAVYEQAGADGVFVPGLADRAGIAALTAALVTPLNVLYNPAGPGIAELGTLGVRRVSLGSLLYREALTGAVSTAAAIRDGGPVRGGALAYAEVQALAPGDGSGGGGGDDVHDG, encoded by the coding sequence ATGAGCCACGCGACCACCCATGAGTTCAGTCAGTACGCGGAGGTCCTGGCGGCCCTCGCCGATCCCGCGCTCGTCCCTCCGGGGCCCGGCCCCTTCGAAGGACCGCCCGGCGCGAGTGTCGCCTGGTTGCGGGCCACGGTGGCGAGGTTCGCGTCGGGTGAGCCGCACCGGCGGCGCCGGGCCCTCGTGGAGGCCGAGCTCGCCCGGCTCGCCCCGGCCGATCTGCACCGGGCGGCCTCGGCGTCGGCTTCCGGGGAGGGCGATCCGCGGACGCGGGTGGTGCGCGGCCTGGCCGCCGCCCTGGACATGCCGGAGCCGGAGCGGGTCGCCCGGGAGGTGGCGGTGGTGGCGGACGCGTACTTCGGCGAGGACGGCAGGGCCGGGGCCGACCGGGCCGTCGCCCGGCTGGTGGACCTGCTCGCGCCGGGCCCGGTGGACGAGGCCGGGCTGGAGGCCGTCGCCAACCGCATCGGGCTCCTGGCCCAGGCGTGCGCCGCGACCGCCGCGCTGGCCGGGTCCGTCGTGGCGGCCGGGTCCGGGGCTCCGACGGCCCGGGTGCTGCGGGACGATCCGCCGGTGCGGGTCATGCGCCGGGTCGCCGCGCGGGCCACCCGGATCGCCGGACGGGACATCGCCGAGGGCGACGCGGTGGCCCTCGACCTGGTGGCCGCCCAGCAGGGCCACCCCGCCCCGCTCACCTTCGGCGCGCCGCCCCGGGTCTGCCCGGGCAGGGCGCACGCCCTCGCGCTGACGGAGGGGCTGCTCGGGCGGCCGATGACCCCGTTCGCCCGCCTCCACCACCAGGGGAGGGCCTTCCTGCTGCCCAACGCCTGGGACTACGCGTCGGCCGCCGCGCTGGCCGCCGAGGGGTTCGGGGCGGTGGGGACCACCAGCCTGGGCGTGGCGGCGGGACTGGGGCTGCCGGACGGGGCCGCGGCGACGAAGGAGGCGACCGTGGACCTGGCCCGGCGGCTCGGGCGCGGGCCGTTCCTGTTCAGCGTGGACGCGGAAGGGGGGTTCAGCGACGACCCGGCGGAGGTCGCCGTGTTCGCGCGGCGGCTGTACGAGGCGGGGGCGGCGGGGATCAATCTGGAGGACGGGCGGGCCGACGGCACCCTCGCCCCGGTGGAGCTGCACGCCGCGAAGATCGCCGCCGTGAAGGAGGCCGCGCCCGGGCTGTTCGTCAACGCCCGCACGGACACGTACTGGCTGGGGCTCGACCGGGAGCGGACGGCCGGCCGTCTCGCGGTCTACGAGCAGGCCGGGGCGGACGGGGTGTTCGTGCCGGGCCTTGCGGACCGGGCGGGGATCGCCGCGCTGACCGCCGCCCTCGTCACCCCGCTGAACGTGCTGTACAACCCGGCCGGACCGGGCATCGCCGAGCTGGGCACCCTGGGGGTGCGCCGGGTCAGCCTGGGCTCGCTGCTGTACCGCGAGGCGCTGACCGGGGCCGTGTCCACGGCGGCCGCGATCCGGGACGGCGGACCGGTGCGGGGCGGGGCACTTGCGTACGCCGAGGTGCAGGCACTGGCGCCGGGCGACGGGTCAGGGGGTGGCGGCGGAGACGACGTACACGACGGGTGA
- a CDS encoding ROK family glucokinase: MSTYRDFAHRGSARATVLRTVGTRERRSHLTAPRVPTVGIDIGGTKVMAGVVDADGTILETVRTETPDKSKSPKVVEDTIVELVLDLSDRHDVHAVGIGAAGWVDADRSKVLFAPHLAWRDEPLRDALASRLVVPVMVDNDANTAAWAEWRFGAGRGEDHLVMITLGTGIGGAILEDGQVKRGKYGVAGEFGHMQVVPGGHRCPCGNRGCWEQYSSGNALVREARELAAADSPVAHGIIERVKGNVPDITGPLITELAREGDAMCVELLQDIGQWLGVGIANLAAALDPSCFVIGGGVSAADDLLIGPARDAFKRHLTGRGYRPEARITKAQLGPEAGMVGAADLARLVARRFRRTNRRRVERYERYAQIYDQATSTLRSNRNTRTS; the protein is encoded by the coding sequence ATGAGCACGTACCGCGACTTCGCACACCGCGGCTCCGCCCGCGCGACCGTCCTGCGGACCGTGGGCACGCGGGAAAGGCGCTCGCACCTCACGGCGCCCCGGGTCCCCACCGTCGGCATCGACATCGGCGGCACCAAGGTCATGGCCGGTGTCGTGGATGCCGACGGCACGATCCTGGAGACCGTGCGCACCGAGACCCCGGACAAGTCCAAGAGCCCGAAGGTCGTCGAGGACACCATCGTGGAGCTGGTCCTCGACCTCTCCGACCGGCACGACGTGCACGCGGTGGGCATCGGCGCGGCCGGCTGGGTCGACGCGGACCGCTCCAAGGTCCTCTTCGCCCCGCACCTCGCCTGGCGCGACGAGCCCCTGCGCGACGCCCTCGCCTCCCGGCTCGTCGTCCCCGTCATGGTGGACAACGACGCCAACACCGCCGCCTGGGCCGAGTGGCGCTTCGGCGCGGGGCGTGGCGAGGACCACCTCGTCATGATCACCCTCGGTACCGGCATCGGCGGCGCGATCCTGGAGGACGGCCAGGTCAAGCGCGGCAAGTACGGCGTCGCCGGTGAGTTCGGCCACATGCAGGTCGTGCCCGGCGGCCACCGCTGCCCGTGCGGCAACCGGGGCTGCTGGGAGCAGTACAGCTCCGGCAACGCGCTGGTCCGCGAGGCCCGGGAGCTGGCCGCAGCCGACTCGCCGGTGGCCCACGGGATCATCGAGCGCGTCAAGGGCAACGTCCCGGACATCACCGGACCGCTCATCACCGAACTGGCCCGCGAGGGCGACGCGATGTGCGTCGAGCTCCTCCAGGACATCGGCCAGTGGCTCGGCGTCGGCATCGCCAATCTGGCCGCCGCGCTCGACCCCTCCTGCTTCGTCATCGGCGGCGGGGTCAGCGCCGCCGACGACCTGCTCATCGGCCCCGCCCGGGACGCCTTCAAGCGCCACCTCACCGGCCGCGGCTACCGCCCCGAGGCCCGGATCACGAAGGCGCAGCTCGGCCCGGAGGCCGGTATGGTCGGCGCGGCGGACCTCGCCCGGCTGGTCGCCCGGCGCTTCCGCCGCACCAACCGCCGCCGCGTCGAGCGGTACGAGCGGTACGCGCAGATCTACGACCAGGCGACGAGCACCCTCCGCAGCAACCGCAACACCCGCACTTCCTAG
- a CDS encoding glycoside hydrolase family 3 C-terminal domain-containing protein: MTQRSTPRPSPATALPLAEKAALTSGSGDFVSEGSEAAGLPAVRMSDGPHGLRLPRETGDGGQLDLHSAAPATCFPPAVALGSSWNPELAEEVAAAIAAEAVAHGVHVVLGPGINIKRSPLCGRNFEYFSEDPLVSSELGGAMVRGLQNAGVGASLKHYAANNQETDRMRVSADIDERPLREIYLRAFERVVRRDNPWSVMASYNGVNGVPVAQHTRLLTEILRDEWDFDGIVVSDWGAVRDRVAALRAGLDLQMPGPGGHTDREVAAAVESGALDEAVLDRTVERLALFADRATGGTGAPATFDADASHRVAGRAADQCVVLLKNDDALLPLDPARGSLAVIGEFARTPRFQGAGSSQVTPTRLDVPLDSLRELATGAEVRFAAGYALPGAEDGPSDAELAEEAVRLAESSDTAVLFLGLPAQDESEGFDRDHLDLPAAQTELLRRVLDVNPRAVVVLSNGGVVRTVPWQDRVPALVEGWLLGQAGGGALARVLFGAVNPSGKLTETVPLRLEDSPSHLSFPGEEGRARYGEGIFVGYRGYDAQRREVAFPFGHGLSYTTFGYAGLTVREDGDGFLVTLTVTNTGTVAGREIVQLYVGGPEGSRVLRPVRELRGFASVSLEPGASAEVAVRVARHDLAYFSEREGGWKVEGGRYRFEAGASSRDLRAGVEIEVAGDPSGLRLTGRNTLAEWFEHPVGGPLLMEAFAKARTDESASALADPMMLRFLAGVPLDVICEFPQSPLSPESLPALADEVEARSEQREG, translated from the coding sequence ATGACTCAGCGATCCACTCCCCGCCCCTCCCCCGCCACCGCCCTCCCGCTCGCCGAGAAGGCCGCCCTGACCAGCGGTTCCGGGGACTTCGTCAGCGAGGGGTCCGAGGCGGCGGGGCTGCCCGCCGTCCGGATGTCCGACGGCCCGCACGGGCTGCGGCTGCCCCGGGAGACCGGCGACGGCGGCCAGCTCGACCTGCACAGCGCGGCGCCGGCCACCTGCTTCCCGCCCGCCGTCGCCCTCGGCAGCAGCTGGAATCCGGAACTGGCCGAGGAGGTCGCCGCCGCCATCGCGGCCGAGGCCGTGGCGCACGGTGTGCACGTGGTGCTGGGGCCGGGCATCAACATCAAGCGGTCACCGCTGTGCGGCCGGAACTTCGAGTACTTCTCCGAGGACCCGCTGGTCTCGTCGGAGCTGGGCGGCGCGATGGTGCGCGGTCTCCAGAACGCCGGGGTCGGGGCCTCGCTCAAGCACTACGCGGCCAACAACCAGGAGACCGACCGGATGCGGGTGAGCGCCGACATCGACGAGCGCCCGCTGCGCGAGATCTATCTGCGCGCCTTCGAGCGCGTCGTCCGCCGCGACAACCCCTGGTCCGTCATGGCCTCCTACAACGGCGTCAACGGCGTGCCCGTGGCGCAGCACACCCGCCTGCTCACCGAGATCCTGCGCGACGAGTGGGACTTCGACGGGATCGTCGTCTCCGACTGGGGCGCGGTACGCGACCGGGTCGCCGCCCTCCGCGCCGGCCTCGACCTCCAGATGCCGGGCCCCGGCGGGCACACGGACCGCGAGGTGGCCGCCGCCGTGGAGTCCGGCGCGCTGGACGAGGCGGTGCTCGACCGGACCGTGGAACGCCTCGCCCTCTTCGCCGACCGCGCGACCGGCGGCACCGGGGCGCCCGCCACCTTCGACGCGGACGCCTCGCACCGCGTCGCCGGGCGGGCCGCCGACCAGTGCGTGGTGCTCCTGAAGAACGACGACGCGCTGCTGCCGCTGGACCCGGCGCGCGGCAGCCTGGCGGTCATCGGCGAGTTCGCCCGTACGCCCCGCTTCCAGGGCGCGGGCAGCTCGCAGGTCACCCCGACCCGGCTCGACGTCCCGTTGGACAGCCTGCGCGAGCTGGCGACGGGCGCGGAGGTGCGGTTCGCCGCCGGGTACGCGCTGCCGGGCGCGGAGGACGGGCCGTCGGACGCCGAACTGGCCGAGGAGGCGGTGCGGCTGGCGGAGTCGTCGGACACGGCGGTGCTGTTCCTCGGCCTCCCGGCGCAGGACGAGTCCGAGGGCTTCGACCGCGACCACCTGGACCTGCCCGCCGCCCAGACCGAGCTGCTGCGGCGGGTCCTGGACGTCAACCCGCGCGCGGTCGTGGTGCTGTCCAACGGCGGCGTGGTCCGCACCGTGCCCTGGCAGGACCGGGTGCCCGCGCTCGTGGAGGGGTGGCTGCTCGGCCAGGCGGGCGGCGGCGCGCTCGCCCGCGTCCTGTTCGGCGCGGTCAACCCGTCCGGGAAGCTGACGGAGACCGTCCCGCTGCGCCTGGAGGACTCCCCGAGCCACCTCTCGTTCCCCGGCGAGGAGGGCCGGGCCCGGTACGGCGAGGGGATCTTCGTCGGGTACCGGGGGTACGACGCGCAGCGCCGCGAGGTCGCGTTCCCGTTCGGCCACGGCCTGTCGTACACGACGTTCGGCTACGCGGGCCTGACCGTACGGGAGGACGGGGACGGCTTCCTCGTCACGCTGACCGTCACCAACACCGGCACGGTCGCCGGGCGCGAGATCGTGCAGCTGTACGTGGGCGGGCCGGAAGGTTCACGCGTCCTGCGGCCGGTGCGCGAACTGCGGGGCTTCGCCTCGGTGTCCCTGGAGCCGGGCGCGAGCGCCGAGGTGGCGGTCCGCGTGGCACGGCACGATCTGGCGTACTTCAGCGAACGGGAGGGCGGCTGGAAGGTCGAGGGCGGCCGCTACCGCTTCGAGGCCGGTGCCTCCTCGCGCGACCTCCGCGCCGGGGTGGAGATTGAGGTGGCGGGCGACCCCTCGGGGCTGCGGCTGACCGGCCGGAACACCCTCGCCGAGTGGTTCGAGCACCCGGTGGGCGGTCCGCTGCTGATGGAGGCGTTCGCGAAGGCCCGTACGGACGAGTCCGCGAGCGCGCTCGCCGATCCCATGATGCTGCGGTTCCTCGCCGGTGTGCCGCTCGACGTGATCTGCGAGTTCCCGCAGAGCCCGCTGTCCCCCGAGAGCCTGCCCGCCCTGGCGGACGAGGTGGAGGCGCGCTCGGAACAGCGGGAGGGCTGA
- a CDS encoding glycoside hydrolase family 1 protein: protein MVHEAGPGFALPEGFLMGASTSAHQVEGNNVSSDWWALENHPESFVQEPSGDAADSFHRWPEDMDLLRELGFDSYRFSIEWARVEPERGRISRAALAHYRAMVRGALERGLTPVVTLHHFTSPQWFSELGGWTAPGADELFAAYARTCAGILRKGVRHVATINEPNIMALMYALKRHAAEHGWESVAHGANAAREAGAAAVDPASFVPDPEVIRALIGAHRAATAALKETVPGVQVGWTVANQVYQPEPGCESAAAAYARPREDVFLEAAREDDWIGVQAYTRHRIGPDGTLPPPPGAELTLTGWEFYPEALGEAVRHTAEVVGPHVPILVTENGIATDDDERRIAYTTRALVSLAEAMADGVDVRGYLHWSALDNYEWGSYRPTFGLIAVDRDTFARTPKESARRLGALSRDRRLPAGAPLGSVTAPSSR from the coding sequence ATGGTGCACGAGGCCGGACCCGGTTTCGCCCTGCCGGAAGGCTTCCTCATGGGGGCGTCGACCTCGGCCCACCAAGTTGAGGGCAACAACGTCTCCAGCGACTGGTGGGCCCTGGAGAACCACCCCGAAAGCTTCGTCCAGGAGCCCAGCGGTGACGCGGCCGACAGCTTCCACCGATGGCCCGAGGACATGGACCTGCTGCGCGAACTCGGCTTCGACTCCTACCGCTTCAGCATCGAGTGGGCCCGCGTCGAGCCGGAGCGCGGCCGGATCTCGCGCGCCGCCCTCGCGCACTACCGGGCCATGGTGCGCGGCGCGCTGGAACGCGGGCTGACCCCGGTCGTGACCCTCCACCACTTCACCTCGCCCCAGTGGTTCAGCGAGCTCGGCGGCTGGACGGCCCCCGGCGCGGACGAGCTGTTCGCGGCGTACGCGCGCACCTGCGCCGGCATCCTGCGCAAGGGCGTCCGCCATGTCGCCACCATCAACGAGCCCAACATCATGGCCCTGATGTACGCGCTCAAGCGGCACGCGGCCGAGCACGGCTGGGAGAGCGTCGCGCACGGGGCGAACGCCGCCCGCGAGGCCGGGGCCGCCGCCGTCGACCCGGCCTCCTTCGTCCCGGACCCCGAGGTCATCCGAGCCCTGATCGGCGCCCACCGGGCCGCCACCGCCGCGCTGAAGGAGACCGTGCCCGGTGTCCAGGTCGGCTGGACCGTGGCCAACCAGGTCTACCAGCCCGAGCCGGGCTGCGAGTCCGCCGCGGCCGCCTACGCCCGGCCCCGCGAGGACGTCTTCCTGGAGGCCGCCCGCGAGGACGACTGGATCGGCGTCCAGGCGTACACCCGGCACCGCATCGGCCCCGACGGCACCCTGCCCCCGCCCCCGGGCGCCGAACTGACGCTCACCGGCTGGGAGTTCTACCCCGAGGCGCTCGGGGAAGCGGTGCGGCACACGGCGGAGGTCGTCGGCCCGCACGTGCCCATCCTGGTCACCGAGAACGGCATCGCCACGGACGACGACGAGCGCCGCATCGCCTACACCACCCGCGCCCTGGTGAGCCTCGCCGAGGCGATGGCCGACGGCGTCGACGTACGCGGCTATCTGCACTGGAGCGCCCTCGACAACTACGAGTGGGGGAGCTACCGGCCGACGTTCGGGCTGATCGCGGTCGACCGCGACACCTTCGCCCGGACGCCCAAGGAGTCGGCGCGCCGGCTGGGCGCCCTGTCCCGGGACCGGCGGCTGCCCGCCGGGGCCCCGCTCGGGTCGGTGACCGCACCCTCCTCGCGTTAG
- a CDS encoding TetR/AcrR family transcriptional regulator: MAKRGPYEKGEAKRSEILHAALEIFAAEGYRGTSLRKVAAKCSLSLPGLMHYFDSKEDLLTQVLRMRDETARVRQAERSDPHGYREIIREGAKTPGLVELFVSMAAAASDPAHPAHAHFAERYPVVRERVADFVREGVAEGRISSAIPPERLAVLLVAVADGIQLQWLIDRSTDMEQPIEDLLAVLDPRPAPEGA; encoded by the coding sequence ATGGCGAAACGGGGCCCGTACGAGAAGGGCGAGGCCAAGCGCAGCGAGATCCTGCACGCGGCTCTGGAGATCTTTGCCGCCGAGGGGTACCGGGGTACCTCCCTGCGGAAGGTGGCGGCGAAGTGCAGCCTCAGCCTGCCCGGTCTGATGCACTACTTCGACTCCAAGGAGGACCTGCTCACCCAGGTCCTGCGGATGCGTGACGAGACCGCGCGGGTGCGGCAGGCGGAGCGCTCCGATCCGCACGGCTACCGCGAGATCATCCGGGAGGGCGCGAAGACCCCCGGCCTGGTCGAGCTGTTCGTCTCGATGGCCGCCGCCGCCAGCGACCCGGCCCACCCCGCCCACGCCCACTTCGCCGAGCGCTACCCGGTGGTGCGCGAACGCGTCGCCGACTTCGTCCGGGAGGGCGTCGCGGAGGGGCGGATCAGCTCCGCGATCCCCCCGGAGCGGCTGGCCGTGCTCCTGGTCGCCGTGGCCGACGGCATCCAGCTGCAATGGCTGATCGACCGCTCCACGGACATGGAGCAGCCCATCGAGGACCTGCTCGCCGTTCTCGACCCGCGTCCGGCGCCGGAAGGGGCCTGA
- a CDS encoding ArsR/SmtB family transcription factor, whose amino-acid sequence MSSLADTAALFADRTRAAFCEALLDGRAWTSGELARHVGVSASTASEQLSRLVSGGLLAEERQGRHRYVRLAGPEAAALTEALAAYAPGTSRPRTLRASVRQDAEARARTCYDHLAGRLGVALADAMTARGLVDTGSGIAVTPAGRTWLTDTLDYRQPAGARRPLVRTCLDWTERRSHLAGALGAALCTAALDRGWVRRVGSGRAVKVTPEGSRAFGELLGVEA is encoded by the coding sequence ATGTCCTCACTCGCCGACACCGCCGCCCTCTTCGCCGACCGCACCCGCGCCGCCTTCTGCGAGGCGCTGCTCGACGGGCGGGCCTGGACGTCCGGCGAGCTCGCCCGGCACGTGGGCGTGAGCGCGTCCACCGCCAGCGAGCAGCTCTCCCGCCTCGTCTCCGGCGGGCTGCTGGCCGAGGAGCGCCAGGGGCGGCACCGCTATGTCCGGCTCGCGGGCCCGGAGGCGGCCGCGCTCACCGAGGCGCTCGCCGCGTACGCCCCCGGCACCTCCCGCCCGCGCACCCTGCGCGCCTCGGTCCGCCAGGACGCCGAGGCCCGGGCGCGCACCTGCTACGACCATCTGGCGGGGCGCCTCGGCGTGGCCCTGGCGGACGCGATGACCGCGCGCGGCCTGGTCGACACCGGCTCCGGGATCGCCGTCACCCCGGCGGGCCGCACCTGGCTGACCGACACCCTGGACTACCGGCAGCCCGCAGGCGCCCGCCGCCCCCTCGTCCGCACCTGCCTGGACTGGACCGAGCGTCGCTCCCACCTCGCCGGAGCCCTGGGCGCGGCGCTGTGCACGGCGGCCCTGGACCGCGGCTGGGTCCGGCGCGTCGGCTCGGGGCGCGCGGTGAAGGTGACGCCGGAGGGCAGCAGGGCGTTCGGGGAGCTGCTGGGGGTGGAGGCGTGA
- a CDS encoding serine hydrolase domain-containing protein: protein MVTGRVAPGWEPVRDAFVRGCADDPGAAQLAVHHHGRPVVDLASGPPDFGTDSVGVLMSVTKGLVAVCAHLLSERGALDLDAPVARYWPEFAAAGKAGTTVADLLTHRAGLPAFSADPAGCGLPGLFDREALLGALAAMRPVWEPGTACLYHALTYGHLVGEVVRRVSGRSVGAFFADEVAGPLGLDLWIGLPVEEEHRFAPQFSVRPDPSPEQVAGFLAGLGLAPDAPLSTALRASQAEVAAAVRGLATREGRAAELPGAGGIGNARSLSRMYAALIGPVDGVRLLSPATLERAVAPRDDVPPPPPLDGGDPAGRSRFGLGFELPRKGLPMLGEGAFGHAGAGGRLGMADPRSGLAVGYVCTAMAWEPAAGTDPRWTDWTEAVTATAAAL, encoded by the coding sequence ATGGTCACCGGCCGGGTGGCGCCCGGCTGGGAGCCCGTCCGCGACGCCTTCGTACGCGGCTGCGCCGACGACCCCGGCGCCGCGCAGCTGGCCGTCCACCACCACGGGCGCCCGGTGGTCGATCTGGCCTCCGGACCGCCGGACTTCGGGACCGATTCGGTCGGCGTGCTGATGTCCGTGACCAAGGGCCTCGTCGCGGTCTGCGCCCATCTGCTGAGCGAGCGGGGCGCCCTGGATCTGGACGCGCCCGTGGCCCGCTACTGGCCGGAGTTCGCCGCCGCGGGGAAGGCCGGGACGACGGTGGCCGACCTCCTCACGCACCGGGCCGGGCTGCCCGCGTTCTCGGCCGATCCGGCGGGGTGCGGGCTGCCCGGGCTGTTCGACCGGGAGGCCCTGCTGGGCGCCCTGGCGGCGATGCGGCCGGTGTGGGAGCCGGGCACGGCGTGCCTGTACCACGCGCTGACGTACGGCCACCTGGTCGGCGAGGTGGTGCGGCGGGTGAGCGGGCGGAGCGTCGGCGCGTTCTTCGCCGACGAGGTGGCGGGGCCCCTGGGGCTCGACCTGTGGATCGGGCTGCCGGTGGAGGAGGAGCACCGGTTCGCCCCGCAGTTCTCCGTACGCCCCGATCCCTCGCCGGAGCAGGTCGCCGGATTCCTCGCAGGGCTGGGGCTCGCCCCGGACGCGCCGCTCTCGACGGCGCTCCGGGCGTCGCAGGCGGAGGTGGCGGCGGCGGTCCGCGGTCTCGCGACCCGCGAGGGCCGTGCGGCCGAGCTGCCCGGCGCCGGCGGGATCGGCAACGCCCGGTCGCTGTCCCGGATGTACGCGGCGCTGATCGGCCCGGTGGACGGGGTGCGGCTGCTGTCCCCGGCGACGCTGGAACGGGCGGTCGCCCCGCGCGACGACGTGCCGCCCCCGCCCCCGCTCGACGGCGGGGACCCCGCGGGCCGGTCCCGCTTCGGGCTCGGCTTCGAGCTGCCCCGGAAGGGGCTGCCGATGCTGGGCGAGGGCGCGTTCGGGCACGCGGGGGCGGGCGGACGGCTGGGCATGGCCGACCCCCGCAGCGGTCTCGCCGTGGGGTACGTGTGCACGGCGATGGCCTGGGAGCCCGCGGCCGGAACCGATCCGCGCTGGACGGACTGGACGGAGGCGGTGACCGCGACGGCGGCGGCGCTCTGA